The Trueperaceae bacterium genome window below encodes:
- a CDS encoding 8-oxo-dGTP diphosphatase, producing MGVKLGTLAYVRRGDETLMLRRPDAGHPQAGKHNGLGGKLEPGESPEECLRREVLEEAGLVVLESEYKGLITFPDFDGRDDWYVWVYLVTRFSGEPRPGPEGDLVWVETASVKDLPLWEGDRHFLPWLDEPGTFSAVFRYEQGRFVSYEVVRQAR from the coding sequence GTGGGCGTCAAGCTCGGCACCCTGGCCTACGTGCGGCGGGGGGACGAGACGCTGATGCTGCGCCGGCCCGACGCCGGCCACCCCCAGGCCGGCAAGCACAACGGCCTCGGCGGGAAGCTCGAGCCCGGCGAGTCGCCCGAGGAGTGCCTGCGCCGCGAGGTCCTCGAGGAGGCCGGCCTCGTCGTGCTGGAGTCCGAGTACAAGGGCCTCATCACGTTCCCCGACTTCGACGGCCGGGACGACTGGTACGTGTGGGTCTACCTGGTCACGCGCTTCTCCGGGGAGCCGCGCCCCGGTCCGGAGGGCGACCTGGTGTGGGTGGAGACCGCGTCCGTGAAGGACCTGCCCCTGTGGGAGGGCGACAGGCACTTCCTGCCCTGGCTCGACGAGCCCGGCACGTTCTCGGCCGTCTTCCGCTACGAGCAGGGCCGGTTCGTGAGCTACGAGGTCGTGCGCCAGGCCCGCTGA
- a CDS encoding SCP2 sterol-binding domain-containing protein produces the protein MTVKELLLRVPEALKEGAEAPDAVVQFETEEPVHYVVEGGVVRAQGGLAPRADVTVRVKGEDLLRMIEGRLNPMTALMTGRLKVKGDVGLAQRLIRAIDRDKLLGKR, from the coding sequence GTGACGGTCAAGGAGCTACTGCTGCGCGTCCCCGAGGCGCTCAAGGAGGGCGCCGAGGCGCCGGACGCGGTCGTGCAGTTCGAGACCGAGGAGCCGGTGCACTACGTCGTCGAAGGCGGCGTGGTGCGCGCGCAGGGCGGCTTGGCGCCGCGCGCCGACGTCACCGTGCGTGTCAAGGGCGAGGACCTCCTGCGGATGATCGAGGGCCGGCTCAACCCCATGACCGCGCTGATGACGGGCCGCCTCAAGGTCAAGGGCGACGTCGGCCTGGCGCAGCGCCTGATCAGGGCGATCGACAGGGACAAGCTGCTCGGGAAGCGCTGA